One genomic region from Equus asinus isolate D_3611 breed Donkey chromosome 10, EquAss-T2T_v2, whole genome shotgun sequence encodes:
- the CLTA gene encoding clathrin light chain A isoform X5 encodes MAELDPFGAPAAGGPALGNGVAGAGEEDPAAAFLAQQESEIAGIENDEAFAILDGGAPGPLPHGEPPGGPDAVDGVMNGEYYQESNGPTDSYAAISQVDRLQSEPESIRKWREEQTERLEALDANSRKQEAEWKEKAIKELEEWYARQDEQLQKTKANNRVKGKMTIQTPGSCSHPKQGLQVPAAHLGSGVLRLPRLLV; translated from the exons ATGGCCGAGCTAGATCCGTTCGGCGCCCCCGCTGCCGGCGGCCCCGCGCTGGGGAACGGTGTGGCCGGCGCCGGCGAAGAAGACCCGGCCGCGGCCTTCCTGGCGCAGCAGGAGAGCGAGATTGCGGGCATCGAGAACGACGAGGCCTTCGCCATCCTGGACGGCGGCGCCCCCGGGCCCCTGCCGCACGGCGAGCCGCCGGGGGGTCCGG ATGCTGTTGATGGAGTAATGAATGGCGAATACTACCAG GAGAGTAATGGTCCGACAGACAGTTATGCAGCTATTTCACAAGTGGATCGATTGCAGTCAGAGCCTGAAAGTATCCGTAAATGGAGAGAAGAGCAGACGGAGCGCTTGGAAGCCCTTG ATGCCAATTCTCGGAAGCAAGAagcagagtggaaagaaaaagcaataaaggaGCTAGAAGAGTGGTATGCGAGGCAGGATGAGCAGCTCCAGAAAACGAAAGCCAACAACAG GGTGAAAGGAAAGATGACTATCCAGACTCCAGGCTCCTGCTCACATCCCAAGCAAGGCCTGCAGGTCCCAGCGGCACATCTAGGAAGCGGAGTCCTGAGGCTCCCTCGTCTACTGGTGTAG
- the CLTA gene encoding clathrin light chain A isoform X2: MAELDPFGAPAAGGPALGNGVAGAGEEDPAAAFLAQQESEIAGIENDEAFAILDGGAPGPLPHGEPPGGPDAVDGVMNGEYYQESNGPTDSYAAISQVDRLQSEPESIRKWREEQTERLEALDANSRKQEAEWKEKAIKELEEWYARQDEQLQKTKANNRVADEAFYKQPFADVIGYVAAEEAFVNDIDESSPGTEWERVARLCDFNPKSSKQAKDVSRMRSVLISLKQAPLVH; the protein is encoded by the exons ATGGCCGAGCTAGATCCGTTCGGCGCCCCCGCTGCCGGCGGCCCCGCGCTGGGGAACGGTGTGGCCGGCGCCGGCGAAGAAGACCCGGCCGCGGCCTTCCTGGCGCAGCAGGAGAGCGAGATTGCGGGCATCGAGAACGACGAGGCCTTCGCCATCCTGGACGGCGGCGCCCCCGGGCCCCTGCCGCACGGCGAGCCGCCGGGGGGTCCGG ATGCTGTTGATGGAGTAATGAATGGCGAATACTACCAG GAGAGTAATGGTCCGACAGACAGTTATGCAGCTATTTCACAAGTGGATCGATTGCAGTCAGAGCCTGAAAGTATCCGTAAATGGAGAGAAGAGCAGACGGAGCGCTTGGAAGCCCTTG ATGCCAATTCTCGGAAGCAAGAagcagagtggaaagaaaaagcaataaaggaGCTAGAAGAGTGGTATGCGAGGCAGGATGAGCAGCTCCAGAAAACGAAAGCCAACAACAG GGTGGCAGACGAAGCTTTCTACAAACAACCCTTCGCTGACGTGATTGGTTATGT GGCAGCAGAAGAAGCCTTTGTAAATGACATTGACGAGTCGTCCCCAGGCACTGAGTGGGAACGGGTGGCCCGGCTGTGTGACTTTAACCCCAAGTCCAGCAAGCAGGCCAAAGACGTCTCCCGCATGCGCTCTGTCCTCATCTCCCTCAAGCAGGCCCCCCTGGTGCACTGA
- the CLTA gene encoding clathrin light chain A isoform X1: MAELDPFGAPAAGGPALGNGVAGAGEEDPAAAFLAQQESEIAGIENDEAFAILDGGAPGPLPHGEPPGGPDAVDGVMNGEYYQESNGPTDSYAAISQVDRLQSEPESIRKWREEQTERLEALDANSRKQEAEWKEKAIKELEEWYARQDEQLQKTKANNRVADEAFYKQPFADVIGYVTNINHPCYSLEQAAEEAFVNDIDESSPGTEWERVARLCDFNPKSSKQAKDVSRMRSVLISLKQAPLVH, encoded by the exons ATGGCCGAGCTAGATCCGTTCGGCGCCCCCGCTGCCGGCGGCCCCGCGCTGGGGAACGGTGTGGCCGGCGCCGGCGAAGAAGACCCGGCCGCGGCCTTCCTGGCGCAGCAGGAGAGCGAGATTGCGGGCATCGAGAACGACGAGGCCTTCGCCATCCTGGACGGCGGCGCCCCCGGGCCCCTGCCGCACGGCGAGCCGCCGGGGGGTCCGG ATGCTGTTGATGGAGTAATGAATGGCGAATACTACCAG GAGAGTAATGGTCCGACAGACAGTTATGCAGCTATTTCACAAGTGGATCGATTGCAGTCAGAGCCTGAAAGTATCCGTAAATGGAGAGAAGAGCAGACGGAGCGCTTGGAAGCCCTTG ATGCCAATTCTCGGAAGCAAGAagcagagtggaaagaaaaagcaataaaggaGCTAGAAGAGTGGTATGCGAGGCAGGATGAGCAGCTCCAGAAAACGAAAGCCAACAACAG GGTGGCAGACGAAGCTTTCTACAAACAACCCTTCGCTGACGTGATTGGTTATGT CACAAACATAAACCATCCTTGCTACAGCCTAGAACA GGCAGCAGAAGAAGCCTTTGTAAATGACATTGACGAGTCGTCCCCAGGCACTGAGTGGGAACGGGTGGCCCGGCTGTGTGACTTTAACCCCAAGTCCAGCAAGCAGGCCAAAGACGTCTCCCGCATGCGCTCTGTCCTCATCTCCCTCAAGCAGGCCCCCCTGGTGCACTGA
- the CLTA gene encoding clathrin light chain A isoform X4, whose protein sequence is MAELDPFGAPAAGGPALGNGVAGAGEEDPAAAFLAQQESEIAGIENDEAFAILDGGAPGPLPHGEPPGGPDAVDGVMNGEYYQESNGPTDSYAAISQVDRLQSEPESIRKWREEQTERLEALDANSRKQEAEWKEKAIKELEEWYARQDEQLQKTKANNRAAEEAFVNDIDESSPGTEWERVARLCDFNPKSSKQAKDVSRMRSVLISLKQAPLVH, encoded by the exons ATGGCCGAGCTAGATCCGTTCGGCGCCCCCGCTGCCGGCGGCCCCGCGCTGGGGAACGGTGTGGCCGGCGCCGGCGAAGAAGACCCGGCCGCGGCCTTCCTGGCGCAGCAGGAGAGCGAGATTGCGGGCATCGAGAACGACGAGGCCTTCGCCATCCTGGACGGCGGCGCCCCCGGGCCCCTGCCGCACGGCGAGCCGCCGGGGGGTCCGG ATGCTGTTGATGGAGTAATGAATGGCGAATACTACCAG GAGAGTAATGGTCCGACAGACAGTTATGCAGCTATTTCACAAGTGGATCGATTGCAGTCAGAGCCTGAAAGTATCCGTAAATGGAGAGAAGAGCAGACGGAGCGCTTGGAAGCCCTTG ATGCCAATTCTCGGAAGCAAGAagcagagtggaaagaaaaagcaataaaggaGCTAGAAGAGTGGTATGCGAGGCAGGATGAGCAGCTCCAGAAAACGAAAGCCAACAACAG GGCAGCAGAAGAAGCCTTTGTAAATGACATTGACGAGTCGTCCCCAGGCACTGAGTGGGAACGGGTGGCCCGGCTGTGTGACTTTAACCCCAAGTCCAGCAAGCAGGCCAAAGACGTCTCCCGCATGCGCTCTGTCCTCATCTCCCTCAAGCAGGCCCCCCTGGTGCACTGA
- the CLTA gene encoding clathrin light chain A isoform X3, whose product MAELDPFGAPAAGGPALGNGVAGAGEEDPAAAFLAQQESEIAGIENDEAFAILDGGAPGPLPHGEPPGGPDAVDGVMNGEYYQESNGPTDSYAAISQVDRLQSEPESIRKWREEQTERLEALDANSRKQEAEWKEKAIKELEEWYARQDEQLQKTKANNSTNINHPCYSLEQAAEEAFVNDIDESSPGTEWERVARLCDFNPKSSKQAKDVSRMRSVLISLKQAPLVH is encoded by the exons ATGGCCGAGCTAGATCCGTTCGGCGCCCCCGCTGCCGGCGGCCCCGCGCTGGGGAACGGTGTGGCCGGCGCCGGCGAAGAAGACCCGGCCGCGGCCTTCCTGGCGCAGCAGGAGAGCGAGATTGCGGGCATCGAGAACGACGAGGCCTTCGCCATCCTGGACGGCGGCGCCCCCGGGCCCCTGCCGCACGGCGAGCCGCCGGGGGGTCCGG ATGCTGTTGATGGAGTAATGAATGGCGAATACTACCAG GAGAGTAATGGTCCGACAGACAGTTATGCAGCTATTTCACAAGTGGATCGATTGCAGTCAGAGCCTGAAAGTATCCGTAAATGGAGAGAAGAGCAGACGGAGCGCTTGGAAGCCCTTG ATGCCAATTCTCGGAAGCAAGAagcagagtggaaagaaaaagcaataaaggaGCTAGAAGAGTGGTATGCGAGGCAGGATGAGCAGCTCCAGAAAACGAAAGCCAACAACAG CACAAACATAAACCATCCTTGCTACAGCCTAGAACA GGCAGCAGAAGAAGCCTTTGTAAATGACATTGACGAGTCGTCCCCAGGCACTGAGTGGGAACGGGTGGCCCGGCTGTGTGACTTTAACCCCAAGTCCAGCAAGCAGGCCAAAGACGTCTCCCGCATGCGCTCTGTCCTCATCTCCCTCAAGCAGGCCCCCCTGGTGCACTGA
- the CLTA gene encoding clathrin light chain A isoform X6 — translation MAELDPFGAPAAGGPALGNGVAGAGEEDPAAAFLAQQESEIAGIENDEAFAILDGGAPGPLPHGEPPGGPDAVDGVMNGEYYQESNGPTDSYAAISQVDRLQSEPESIRKWREEQTERLEALDANSRKQEAEWKEKAIKELEEWYARQDEQLQKTKANNRISCCIQRLKTQQ, via the exons ATGGCCGAGCTAGATCCGTTCGGCGCCCCCGCTGCCGGCGGCCCCGCGCTGGGGAACGGTGTGGCCGGCGCCGGCGAAGAAGACCCGGCCGCGGCCTTCCTGGCGCAGCAGGAGAGCGAGATTGCGGGCATCGAGAACGACGAGGCCTTCGCCATCCTGGACGGCGGCGCCCCCGGGCCCCTGCCGCACGGCGAGCCGCCGGGGGGTCCGG ATGCTGTTGATGGAGTAATGAATGGCGAATACTACCAG GAGAGTAATGGTCCGACAGACAGTTATGCAGCTATTTCACAAGTGGATCGATTGCAGTCAGAGCCTGAAAGTATCCGTAAATGGAGAGAAGAGCAGACGGAGCGCTTGGAAGCCCTTG ATGCCAATTCTCGGAAGCAAGAagcagagtggaaagaaaaagcaataaaggaGCTAGAAGAGTGGTATGCGAGGCAGGATGAGCAGCTCCAGAAAACGAAAGCCAACAACAG